Genomic segment of Pseudovibrio brasiliensis:
CGGTTGTCTCAACACCCCACTGCACCAGTTCATCGCGGTGTTTGTAGGTGTCTTCAACGGTGTTCTTGTAGGCCTCAACCGCAGGCATTTCCTTGGCGATCATCTCGTCCGCATGTTTGCAGCCCTGCTGCAGAACCTTTTTACCTTCGCTGATGTGGTACTGCACCTTATCCAGCAAGGTTTTCAGCAGACTGATGGTTCCCGCATCCGGGCGCTGCTGGCCAGAGAAATTCTTATTGAACTGCTTAAAGGTGTTGCTGATCTTCTCAACCTGCACCTTAAACGCCTCGATGTGCTCTTTGGTGACGAGCTGCTTGCGGGCCTGCGCATCCAGCTTTTGGGCGTTGGTGGCCAGTGTCTGATACCGGTTGGAGAGTTGCGTGATTTCAGCCTTGAACTGCTCTGCTGCTTGCGCAGCCTGCTGTTGATAGGCAGCGGGACTGTCTTTGGAAACCAGCACACGCGCGCGGCGGGCGGCTCGTTTGCCCGGATTGACCTCGTTGGGTTGCTTAGTGCCCGCGTTGCTCTCGTCCAATTGCACCTCATCAACGTTCTTCAAGTTCAAGTGGTTGAGGACCAGTTCGGTCCACTGTTCTTGCTCGGGAGTGAGGTTAGACTTCGGCATCGAGATGCTCCAAATGACTGCGCATACTTTGGCTTTTCATCATCTATAAGGCCAAAATACTGAGCATTCTTAAGGGTGATACCGTCAAATGAGCAGTTCGGTTAACCGCAGCTTGAGCCTCGCCCAATGTTTTGCTGCGATTTTTCACTAAGAGTATGAGAGTGAATGAAACATCTTGCAGCACTCGCATTTTGTGATGGACGTCACAGTTTTGCGGGGCACGGTGCAAAATTTACAAATGTCGTCTGGTATGTACACTTGGTGCTTCCTAGTTTAAGCAGCAAGAGAAGGGCAACAAGAGCTGGCAAAGCGCCAAAAGCTCGGCTGTAAGAGATTGCAAAAAGAGAATGATTAAGAAAATTGCCGGTGGAGTATTGGGCGTCGTGGTGGTCGGAGTTGGCGTGATTTACGCCAGCGCCTACACCAATATGGGGCAGAAGCCAGATGAAGAACACAAGGCACAGCTGGCCCAGTCTGACCAATGGGCCGATGGCAGCTTTGCAAATAAGCTTCCTATGGTTCGCGGACCACTGAGCGAGATTTTCCGTCAGTTCATTTTGGAACCGACCGATCACAACCGCCCGCAACAACCTGTTCCAACCGAGACCATCGGCGACCGTCTGAACACACCACCTGAGTCCGGTGCCCGCGTAACATGGTTTGGCCACTCCACACTCCTGGTGGAGCTGGAGGAGACGCGTATTCTTATCGACCCTGTCTGGAGCAAGCGTGCTTCTCCACTGCCGTGGGCAGGCGTAGAGCGTTTCTATGATCCGCTGATTGCGCTGGAAGACCTGCCCGAGATTGATGCGGTGGTGATCTCTCATGATCACTACGACCATCTGGACATGGCAACCGTCCAAAAGCTGGCGCAAAAGCAAGTGAAATGGATCGTTCCGCTTGGAGTCGGATCGCATCTGGAATATTGGGGCGTCGCGAACGCTGACATCACCGAGCTGGACTGGTGGCAGTCAACACAGGTGGAAGAGACTACTGTGACCGCCACACCCTCCCGCCACCGTTCTGGCCGGTCTGTCACCTTCAGCGATGTCAACGCAACGCTCTGGGCAGGTTGGGCCTTCAATGGTCCTGAGCACGCCGTGTTCTACTCCGGCGACACCGGCATGCATGATCGTTTTGAGGAGATTGGTGAACGCCTCGGCCCATTTGATCTGACCGTGATTGAGACCGGCGCGTACAACCCACTTTGGAAGGACACCCATCTGGGCCCGGAACAAGCCGTTCTGGCCCACAAACTGGTGAAGGGCAAAACCATGCTGCCGGTTCACTGGGGCCTGTTTGACCTATCCTCCCACAACTGGACAGAACCTGTTGAGCGGGTCATGGCCGCCGCAGAAAAGTATGGTGTTGATCTGGCTGTGCCGCTGCCCGGTGGTTCTGTTGAACCGGGGCAGGAGGTCTCCACCACAGCCTGGTGGCCTCAGGTGCCATGGAAAACCGCAGAAGAGCGCCCAATCTGGGCAACGCGTGTGGAAGAAATCGTCAAACGCGCCAAAGAGATGAACAGCGGCGAGCCTCAAGTGGCCTCTCGCCCGTCAAACTGATAGTTCAGAAGGAGAGTAGGCGAGGGCCACTCTCCTTTTTTGCATCAGTAAACGGCCAGAATACGCCCTGGACCGCCGGTTCCGCCTTTAAATTTCGGTGCCCCAGCGATGATCGTTGCACCTGCGAGGGGCACTTGATCCAGATTGGTGAGGTTCTCAATGCCATATCGCCCGGACCCAAGCCACAGGTAGTGAACGGGAAAGTCCTTCGTCGGCCCATAATCTATGGAGAGCGTGTCCACCCCAAGCCCATAAACGCTACGCTCATTGATCAGGAACTTGGCTGTTTCCTCATGAAACCCAGGGAAATGAAGCACACCTTTGCTGTCTTCCCCCCGGTACTTCTCCGTTTCCACATATTGCGGCCACCCGGAAAGCATCGCAACGCAGGCCCTGTCCGGTATGCGGCCATGTTGCTGCTCATAAGCCAGAATATCTTCTGGCATAACACGGTAGTCTGCATTGTTCGCCGCCTGATCCCGAACATCAATCACCGCCAGAGGGCAGACGAACTTTTCAATGGGGATCTCATCAATGGACTGCCCATCCTTGCTGAAATGGATCGGCGCATCAAAGTGCGTTCCCACATGCTCGTGATAGTGCAAGGTCTTCAGGTTCAAGCCATCTTTTGCAAAGGTGTATTCGTAACTCTCTTCAAACGCAGGCCCGCCCTCAAACGTGGGAAAGTCCGGTGCCAACGTTTGTGTCAGATCAATCACGTTAGAAAACGAAACACTCTCCGGCAACACATTCGCCGTCGCAGAAAGCGCCGACGCACTCAACACCGCCCCTCCTGCCGCAGAAGCCACAGCCCTACTCAAAAACCCCCTCCGCGACAACCGCCCCTTCACCACCTCCATCACACACACATCACACATTCTCTTCCTCTATGGGCTTTTGATTTGAGCGGAAAGAGTAGGGGAGAAGTGTTAAGGAGGGTTGAGGGGCGCTCGGGTAGCTAATGATGTTTGACTCGATGAACCTTTATCGAAACGGCCATGCTTTGCTCTTCGTTGTTCATTCGAACCCTCTTCCTGATCATAGAAAATGTTGCGATTAGGAAGATGGTGATCCAGAATTCGCGTTTTCGGACAGAGTAGGTGTACATCCAGGCGCTGGCCTGGCCTATTAGCAGCGGGAAAAAGAAGACGAGGAAGCGTTCTACCTGATTGCTCCAGCTAAGAATGAAGACGCTTTTCATTACGTTGTACAAGAAGAACATATATGTGAGGAAACCAACAACGCCTGACGTCGCGAGAAGTGCAACATAAGTGCTGTGGATCTCGAACTCATGGTAGACATCCTCGATGTTTCCCAGACCAACCCCTAAAATTGGTCGATCAGAAAACGCCGTAAAACCGGCAATAAGGTTGCTGAAATAGAAGCCTGATGAGAAGTTCTCGAGACCTGCTTTCGTGAACTTAGCCTCTAACCTCCACATGGCACCTTCCACCATGGAAAGCGACATGGAGATCGCGAAAAACGCCACTACGCCAACCACGATTGACGTGATAACGAACATACTACCAACACGTGCGTCAGAACTCTTTCTGGACACGAACATCAGGACAAGGAGGAGCAGAAGAAAACCTGCGATCAAGCCGACGAGCGATGCACGTTTACCTGTCAGTATCAATGCCAGCAGGATCGTCAATACCATTGACGCATTGAAGAATGTTCTGGGTAAGAGCCCTGAGAGGATTGCTGCAAGACCGATGGTTGAGAACACCAAAAAATAGTTCCCGGCCTGCCCAGTGTTTCGGAAGCTACCCGCCAAACCGCCAACAACCGGGTTCAGGTGCGGGAAGAAAAACAGAACCACTATGCCATAGGCGGCCATTATCGCAGCGCCTAGCAAAATCGCAAAAGTAAGCTGCCGGGCAAAGAGCACATCCATCTTCTCTGGCAATAGATTTAGAAGTGCCAGTGAGAACAATACCGCAAAAATGTGCACACATAACTCAATGTATGCACCTTGCTGATGATCCGCGAACGTTCCAGAGATAAAAAACGCGGCAAATAATGGAAGAATAGAGAGATAATGGCGCGTTATACGGATTCTGCCCCTGTTCTTCATGATCATAAGGAACGCCAAACCGATCAGCATGATGAGCAGCAGATCGCCGATTGAGATGCGCCCGCCGACGCCTTGTCCTGGAGGCGCAAGGGTTTTTGTCAGGCCTGCGGCAACCGTGGCGAGCCAAACTGCAAAGAGCGATAGTTTTCTCGTGCTTATGGTCATCTTTTGCCAGAGATCTCCAGCATAATCTGGCCCAGCTGTGTATCTCCTTCTGGAGGAGTGAACAGTTCCGCACCATTGCCTGGAAAGAAGGTCATTTCGCCAAGCTTTAGACCGGACGGCATGAAATAGAAATCAACACGTACAAAGCCAAAGCCTTGCGCTAACTGGCGCGCAGACTGCAGTGCTTCATCCACCAATGCAGGTTTCGCCATGGGGTCAGGATTGCGTTCATAACACATTGCGTATGGCAGTAAGTTCCAGTTGGTATCGTAGAGCTGCCGTGTGTGATGCGTGTAACGCCCGTGATCAACCTGAATGGCAAAAGGCTCGCCGTTCACACAGAAGAACTTGAAATCTTTGGGTGGATTGCCTGTTTCATCTCGTAGCAGTGGCTCAACAATAATACGCTTGCGCAATCCTTTGTAGTTTGGCTCTCGACTGCGCTTATAGTAGTCTTCAGCTAACCAACTGCGAAATACCTCAAGGTCTTCCCGCGTGAAGGCCTTACCATTTTGAGCGGTACGGATAATCGCTTCTCCGCTCCCATGGGTGGACTTTGCGATCAACTCCCCCTCGAAATGATAGGTTTCTATATCTTCAACACTTTCAAAGACGCCAAGTGTCGGAACGACCAGATCGTCCCTTCCTAACTCAGTGAGCCAGTCTTTAACCTGTGCTTTATCCGTAATGCGTTTAGC
This window contains:
- a CDS encoding MBL fold metallo-hydrolase, coding for MIKKIAGGVLGVVVVGVGVIYASAYTNMGQKPDEEHKAQLAQSDQWADGSFANKLPMVRGPLSEIFRQFILEPTDHNRPQQPVPTETIGDRLNTPPESGARVTWFGHSTLLVELEETRILIDPVWSKRASPLPWAGVERFYDPLIALEDLPEIDAVVISHDHYDHLDMATVQKLAQKQVKWIVPLGVGSHLEYWGVANADITELDWWQSTQVEETTVTATPSRHRSGRSVTFSDVNATLWAGWAFNGPEHAVFYSGDTGMHDRFEEIGERLGPFDLTVIETGAYNPLWKDTHLGPEQAVLAHKLVKGKTMLPVHWGLFDLSSHNWTEPVERVMAAAEKYGVDLAVPLPGGSVEPGQEVSTTAWWPQVPWKTAEERPIWATRVEEIVKRAKEMNSGEPQVASRPSN
- a CDS encoding cyclase family protein; amino-acid sequence: MLSASALSATANVLPESVSFSNVIDLTQTLAPDFPTFEGGPAFEESYEYTFAKDGLNLKTLHYHEHVGTHFDAPIHFSKDGQSIDEIPIEKFVCPLAVIDVRDQAANNADYRVMPEDILAYEQQHGRIPDRACVAMLSGWPQYVETEKYRGEDSKGVLHFPGFHEETAKFLINERSVYGLGVDTLSIDYGPTKDFPVHYLWLGSGRYGIENLTNLDQVPLAGATIIAGAPKFKGGTGGPGRILAVY
- a CDS encoding O-antigen ligase family protein, with the translated sequence MTISTRKLSLFAVWLATVAAGLTKTLAPPGQGVGGRISIGDLLLIMLIGLAFLMIMKNRGRIRITRHYLSILPLFAAFFISGTFADHQQGAYIELCVHIFAVLFSLALLNLLPEKMDVLFARQLTFAILLGAAIMAAYGIVVLFFFPHLNPVVGGLAGSFRNTGQAGNYFLVFSTIGLAAILSGLLPRTFFNASMVLTILLALILTGKRASLVGLIAGFLLLLLVLMFVSRKSSDARVGSMFVITSIVVGVVAFFAISMSLSMVEGAMWRLEAKFTKAGLENFSSGFYFSNLIAGFTAFSDRPILGVGLGNIEDVYHEFEIHSTYVALLATSGVVGFLTYMFFLYNVMKSVFILSWSNQVERFLVFFFPLLIGQASAWMYTYSVRKREFWITIFLIATFSMIRKRVRMNNEEQSMAVSIKVHRVKHH
- a CDS encoding ATP-grasp fold amidoligase family protein, which encodes MKLQNYLPTGHLWDNALSLLNARKRLGYFPNSRQPRTFNEHILAQKWFFEGELELAKRITDKAQVKDWLTELGRDDLVVPTLGVFESVEDIETYHFEGELIAKSTHGSGEAIIRTAQNGKAFTREDLEVFRSWLAEDYYKRSREPNYKGLRKRIIVEPLLRDETGNPPKDFKFFCVNGEPFAIQVDHGRYTHHTRQLYDTNWNLLPYAMCYERNPDPMAKPALVDEALQSARQLAQGFGFVRVDFYFMPSGLKLGEMTFFPGNGAELFTPPEGDTQLGQIMLEISGKR